In the genome of Delphinus delphis chromosome 15, mDelDel1.2, whole genome shotgun sequence, one region contains:
- the ZNF764 gene encoding zinc finger protein 764 isoform X1: MAPPPAPLPAREPNGAGRQWGTPESLSFADVAVYFSPEEWGCLRPAQRALYRDVMRETYGHLGALGFRGTKPALISWVEEEAELWGPDARDPETGECLREADTAGSRDKEEKGQREGTEALGKILSVDAQPPGLTALKPFSAGFSYGWEQPSKVPRRGRPPLCAHPPVPRADQRHGCYMCGKSFAWRSTLVEHLYTHTGEKPFSCPDCGKGFSQASSLSKHRAIHRGERPHRCPDCDRAFTQRSALTTHLRVHTGEKPYSCADCGRCFSQSSALYQHQRVHSGETPFPCPDCGRAFAHASDLRRHVRTHTGEKPYPCPDCGRCFRQSSEMAAHRRTHSGERPYACPQCGRCFGQKSAMAKHQWVHRPGAGRRRGRGASGLPVPLASGRGDLDPPVGFQHYPEIFQECG; this comes from the exons ATGGCGCCGCCCCCGGCCCCGCTCCCCGCGCGGGAACCTAACGGGGCCGGGCGCCAGTGGGGGACACCCGAGTCCCTGAGCTTCGCGGACGTGGCCGTGTACTTCTCCCCGGAGGAGTGGGGGTGTCTGCGGCCCGCGCAGAGGGCCCTGTACCGGGACGTGATGCGGGAGACCTACGGCCACCTGGGCGCGCTCG GCTTCCGAGGCACCAAGCCAGCCCTCATCTCCTGGGTGGAGGAAGAGGCCGAACTGTGGGGTCCAGATGCCCGGGATCCTGAGACGGGAGAGTGTCTTAGAGAAGCAGACACAG CAGGTTCCagagacaaggaagagaaaggacaaagagaagggACCGAGGCACTGGGGAAGATCCTTTCTGTGGACGCTCAGCCTCCCGGGCTGACGGCTCTCAAACCCTTTTCTGCTGGGTTTTCTTATGGTTGGGAGCAGCCATCGAAGGTGCCTCGCCGGGGTCGCCCACCACTCTGTGCCCATCCCCCGGTCCCCAGGGCAGACCAGAGGCACGGTTGCTACATGTGCGGGAAGAGTTTCGCTTGGCGGTCCACCCTGGTGGAGCATCTGTACACCCACACGGGCGAGAAGCCCTTCAGTTGCCCTGACTGTGGCAAGGGCTTCAGCCAGGCCTCCTCTCTGAGCAAGCACCGGGCCATCCACCGAGGGGAGCGGCCCCACCGCTGCCCAGACTGTGACCGGGCCTTCACCCAGCGCTCCGCCCTCACCACCCACCTCCGGGTCCACACGGGCGAGAAGCCCTACAGCTGTGCTGACTGCGGCCGCTGCTTCAGCCAGAGCTCCGCCCTGTACCAGCACCAGCGGGTCCATAGCGGCGAGACCCCCTTCCCGTGCCCCGACTGTGGCCGCGCCTTCGCCCACGCCTCAGACCTCCGGCGCCACGTGCGCACCCACACGGGCGAGAAGCCCTATCCATGCCCAGATTGCGGGCGCTGCTTCCGGCAGAGCTCCGAGATGGCAGCCCACCGGCGCACCCACAGTGGCGAGCGCCCCTACGCCTGCCCGCAATGCGGCAGGTGCTTCGGCCAGAAGTCAGCCATGGCCAAGCACCAGTGGGTCCATCGGCCCGGGGCGGGGCGGCGCAGGGGCCGGGGTGCCAGTGGGTTGCCTGTACCCCTGGCCTCTGGCCGAGGGGACCTGGACCCACCCGTGGGCTTCCAGCACTACCCAGAGATATTCCAGGAGTGTGGGTGA
- the ZNF764 gene encoding zinc finger protein 764 isoform X2 has protein sequence MAPPPAPLPAREPNGAGRQWGTPESLSFADVAVYFSPEEWGCLRPAQRALYRDVMRETYGHLGALGFRGTKPALISWVEEEAELWGPDARDPETGECLREADTGSRDKEEKGQREGTEALGKILSVDAQPPGLTALKPFSAGFSYGWEQPSKVPRRGRPPLCAHPPVPRADQRHGCYMCGKSFAWRSTLVEHLYTHTGEKPFSCPDCGKGFSQASSLSKHRAIHRGERPHRCPDCDRAFTQRSALTTHLRVHTGEKPYSCADCGRCFSQSSALYQHQRVHSGETPFPCPDCGRAFAHASDLRRHVRTHTGEKPYPCPDCGRCFRQSSEMAAHRRTHSGERPYACPQCGRCFGQKSAMAKHQWVHRPGAGRRRGRGASGLPVPLASGRGDLDPPVGFQHYPEIFQECG, from the exons ATGGCGCCGCCCCCGGCCCCGCTCCCCGCGCGGGAACCTAACGGGGCCGGGCGCCAGTGGGGGACACCCGAGTCCCTGAGCTTCGCGGACGTGGCCGTGTACTTCTCCCCGGAGGAGTGGGGGTGTCTGCGGCCCGCGCAGAGGGCCCTGTACCGGGACGTGATGCGGGAGACCTACGGCCACCTGGGCGCGCTCG GCTTCCGAGGCACCAAGCCAGCCCTCATCTCCTGGGTGGAGGAAGAGGCCGAACTGTGGGGTCCAGATGCCCGGGATCCTGAGACGGGAGAGTGTCTTAGAGAAGCAGACACAG GTTCCagagacaaggaagagaaaggacaaagagaagggACCGAGGCACTGGGGAAGATCCTTTCTGTGGACGCTCAGCCTCCCGGGCTGACGGCTCTCAAACCCTTTTCTGCTGGGTTTTCTTATGGTTGGGAGCAGCCATCGAAGGTGCCTCGCCGGGGTCGCCCACCACTCTGTGCCCATCCCCCGGTCCCCAGGGCAGACCAGAGGCACGGTTGCTACATGTGCGGGAAGAGTTTCGCTTGGCGGTCCACCCTGGTGGAGCATCTGTACACCCACACGGGCGAGAAGCCCTTCAGTTGCCCTGACTGTGGCAAGGGCTTCAGCCAGGCCTCCTCTCTGAGCAAGCACCGGGCCATCCACCGAGGGGAGCGGCCCCACCGCTGCCCAGACTGTGACCGGGCCTTCACCCAGCGCTCCGCCCTCACCACCCACCTCCGGGTCCACACGGGCGAGAAGCCCTACAGCTGTGCTGACTGCGGCCGCTGCTTCAGCCAGAGCTCCGCCCTGTACCAGCACCAGCGGGTCCATAGCGGCGAGACCCCCTTCCCGTGCCCCGACTGTGGCCGCGCCTTCGCCCACGCCTCAGACCTCCGGCGCCACGTGCGCACCCACACGGGCGAGAAGCCCTATCCATGCCCAGATTGCGGGCGCTGCTTCCGGCAGAGCTCCGAGATGGCAGCCCACCGGCGCACCCACAGTGGCGAGCGCCCCTACGCCTGCCCGCAATGCGGCAGGTGCTTCGGCCAGAAGTCAGCCATGGCCAAGCACCAGTGGGTCCATCGGCCCGGGGCGGGGCGGCGCAGGGGCCGGGGTGCCAGTGGGTTGCCTGTACCCCTGGCCTCTGGCCGAGGGGACCTGGACCCACCCGTGGGCTTCCAGCACTACCCAGAGATATTCCAGGAGTGTGGGTGA